One genomic window of Luteitalea pratensis includes the following:
- a CDS encoding DUF4203 domain-containing protein → MLPETLHVPAAVLFLVGGVLSCFLGQRTFRIVLGLYGFVVGVLVAGSLIGPADTTRDILLLIGGGIGGALALVLAYFIGVALIGAAFAALAVHAIAAQFGSEPPAMLVIACTIAGALIALSVQRYVIVVGTAFGGAWLLVMGALGLWHRESVTGLGGAASGWQAYPLRPAPGESWVLVVWLLLAIAGLVAQVRLSTPRMVRAR, encoded by the coding sequence ATGCTGCCGGAGACGTTGCATGTCCCCGCCGCCGTCCTCTTCCTCGTGGGCGGCGTGCTGTCTTGTTTCCTCGGGCAACGCACCTTCCGCATCGTCCTCGGCCTGTATGGCTTCGTCGTCGGCGTGCTCGTCGCGGGCTCGCTGATCGGTCCGGCGGACACGACCCGCGACATCCTCCTGCTGATCGGCGGCGGCATCGGCGGCGCGCTCGCGCTCGTGCTCGCGTACTTCATCGGCGTCGCGCTGATCGGCGCGGCGTTCGCCGCGCTCGCCGTGCATGCGATCGCCGCGCAGTTCGGATCGGAACCGCCGGCGATGCTGGTGATCGCCTGCACGATTGCCGGCGCGCTGATCGCGTTGTCGGTCCAGCGCTACGTCATCGTGGTGGGCACGGCGTTCGGCGGCGCCTGGCTGCTGGTCATGGGGGCGCTCGGCCTGTGGCATCGCGAGTCGGTCACCGGCCTCGGTGGCGCGGCGTCCGGCTGGCAGGCCTATCCGTTGCGCCCCGCGCCAGGCGAGAGCTGGGTGCTGGTGGTGTGGCTGCTGCTGGCCATTGCGGGACTCGTGGCGCAGGTCCGGCTCTCCACCCCGCGTATGGTCCGTGCGCGCTGA
- a CDS encoding lysylphosphatidylglycerol synthase domain-containing protein: MPDPAPRPPAARRLGGAAAALGGLALFAYTLRETGLATVVDGFRRVGFAFFGIVVLSGLRFAARAWAWVLCTEPPHRLRVRDTFPALISGDALGNLTPLGLFVSEPTKAAFVRDRVSLMIALAGIAVENLFYTITVAAMIAGGTVALLVEFDVPAALRVMSLIALAGMVAFLVVAMALVSGRFRPLTWSLAWFDRWSLAPAALLRRAGKLQTLEDRIYTFAQRHPSRPVPILLLETGYHALGVAETYLTVAMLLPAGAAPTLLGAFLLESINRFINVAFKFVPMRLGVDEAGSGILTQVLYGASALGVTLAVVRKARMLVWTGAGVVFLGLRGMTRRELVQ; encoded by the coding sequence ATGCCCGATCCCGCACCGCGCCCGCCCGCCGCCAGGCGCCTCGGCGGGGCTGCGGCTGCGCTCGGCGGTCTCGCCCTGTTTGCCTACACGCTGCGGGAAACCGGCCTCGCGACGGTCGTCGACGGCTTCCGGCGCGTCGGCTTCGCCTTCTTCGGGATCGTCGTCCTCTCGGGCCTGCGCTTCGCGGCCCGGGCCTGGGCCTGGGTGCTCTGTACCGAGCCACCGCACAGGTTGCGCGTACGCGACACGTTCCCGGCCCTCATCAGTGGTGATGCCCTGGGCAATCTCACGCCGCTGGGCTTGTTCGTGAGCGAGCCGACCAAGGCGGCGTTCGTGCGCGACCGTGTGTCGCTGATGATCGCCCTCGCGGGCATCGCCGTCGAGAACCTCTTCTACACGATCACCGTGGCGGCGATGATTGCCGGCGGCACGGTCGCCTTGCTGGTCGAGTTCGACGTGCCCGCGGCGTTGCGGGTGATGAGCCTCATTGCGCTGGCCGGCATGGTCGCGTTCCTGGTCGTGGCCATGGCACTCGTGAGCGGCAGGTTCCGGCCGCTGACGTGGAGCCTCGCCTGGTTCGATCGCTGGTCCCTGGCGCCAGCCGCGCTCCTGCGCCGTGCCGGCAAGCTGCAGACGCTCGAGGATCGGATCTACACGTTCGCGCAACGCCACCCATCCCGGCCCGTGCCAATCCTGTTGCTCGAGACCGGCTATCACGCACTCGGCGTGGCAGAAACCTACCTTACGGTGGCGATGCTGCTGCCAGCGGGCGCCGCGCCGACGCTGCTCGGTGCCTTCCTGCTCGAGTCCATCAACCGCTTCATCAACGTGGCGTTCAAGTTCGTGCCGATGCGCCTCGGCGTCGACGAGGCCGGCAGCGGCATCCTGACCCAGGTGCTGTACGGCGCCTCGGCGCTCGGGGTCACGCTTGCGGTCGTCCGCAAGGCCCGCATGCTCGTGTGGACCGGCGCCGGCGTCGTGTTTCTCGGACTGCGCGGCATGACGCGGCGGGAGCTGGTGCAGTAG